A single genomic interval of Streptomyces graminofaciens harbors:
- a CDS encoding helix-turn-helix domain-containing protein, with amino-acid sequence MSNDAGHRFPLALAVDEDTHRIPIRTGATTVETRGQESSPSPSSATDTAERHGRLCRWCRRPLSRYNNEPYCGACSRHVSATPSPPPQVVPEVWKRVDVREALWARDFGRVCHLVRIGSSLRQSDMAELTGLSQAFLSMLESGVRRLTNIDKIVELLAGLNTPAELTGPMLQPSAVEGRPCGP; translated from the coding sequence ATGTCGAATGATGCCGGCCATCGTTTTCCGCTCGCCTTAGCAGTTGACGAGGACACCCACAGGATCCCGATACGCACAGGCGCAACGACGGTCGAGACGAGGGGCCAGGAGAGCAGCCCTTCGCCTTCATCCGCCACGGACACCGCTGAGCGGCATGGGCGCCTGTGTCGATGGTGTCGACGACCTCTGAGCCGATACAACAACGAACCGTACTGCGGCGCTTGTTCGCGACACGTATCAGCTACCCCTTCGCCACCGCCCCAGGTGGTACCAGAGGTTTGGAAGCGAGTGGACGTCCGGGAAGCTCTCTGGGCCCGTGATTTTGGCCGAGTGTGTCACCTTGTGCGAATCGGCAGCTCACTACGCCAGAGTGACATGGCGGAGCTCACGGGTCTGAGTCAAGCCTTCCTGTCCATGCTGGAGTCAGGGGTACGAAGACTTACCAACATCGACAAGATCGTCGAACTACTTGCAGGACTCAATACTCCGGCGGAACTCACCGGTCCCATGCTCCAACCGTCGGCAGTGGAAGGCCGACCGTGCGGCCCATAA
- the aspS gene encoding aspartate--tRNA(Asn) ligase produces MIHMTSRVLVSGLREHVGQTVSVSGWVNTLRLQRKMQFVVVRDHTGMVQVTHKRGGEGDEVETALEGLTPESAVRITGRVVDNPIVKLGGLEIIPESVEVLNRAETPLPIDEQTGLEHRLDWRFLDVRRRPQAQLLFAVQTTLEQGMREYAYGQGCTEMHTPKLMGTASESGAEVFKLGYFDRSAYLAQSPQFFKQMAISAGVDKVFEIGPVFRAEPSFTSRHATEFTGVDVELAWIDGVEDVMAFEEQMLAHAIAKVADAHGEAIQETFGVEVTVPTTPFPRLTMAETQEVLRAKGWDPVGVKEDLDPEGERGIASYIKEQTGHEWVFVTHYPTSIRPFYHMRPTDDPGVTLSFDLLWKGLEVTTGAQREHRYDVLLKQAAEKGMSTEPMQDYLNAFRYGCPPHGGLGMGLGRVLMVMLGLDSIREATFLFRGPNRLTP; encoded by the coding sequence ATGATCCACATGACTAGCCGTGTACTGGTGTCTGGCCTGCGAGAACATGTCGGGCAGACCGTTTCTGTGTCGGGCTGGGTGAACACGCTCCGCCTGCAGCGCAAGATGCAGTTCGTCGTCGTACGTGACCACACCGGCATGGTGCAGGTCACTCACAAACGCGGCGGCGAAGGCGACGAGGTTGAGACCGCGCTGGAGGGGCTGACGCCGGAGTCCGCAGTCCGGATCACCGGTCGCGTGGTCGACAATCCGATCGTGAAGCTCGGTGGCCTGGAGATCATCCCGGAATCGGTCGAGGTACTGAACCGGGCAGAGACTCCGCTACCCATCGACGAGCAGACCGGACTCGAACACCGCCTGGACTGGCGGTTCCTCGACGTGCGGCGCCGGCCCCAGGCGCAGCTGCTGTTCGCTGTGCAGACCACACTCGAGCAAGGGATGCGGGAGTACGCGTACGGGCAGGGGTGCACGGAGATGCACACCCCGAAGCTGATGGGCACCGCCTCGGAGTCAGGCGCTGAGGTGTTCAAGCTCGGCTACTTCGACCGCTCCGCCTACCTGGCTCAGTCGCCGCAGTTCTTCAAGCAGATGGCGATCTCGGCGGGTGTCGACAAGGTCTTCGAGATCGGGCCCGTCTTCCGCGCTGAGCCGTCGTTCACCTCCCGGCATGCCACCGAATTCACTGGTGTGGACGTGGAGTTGGCGTGGATCGACGGAGTCGAGGACGTGATGGCGTTCGAGGAGCAGATGCTCGCACATGCCATCGCCAAGGTCGCCGACGCACACGGTGAGGCGATCCAGGAGACGTTCGGTGTCGAAGTGACGGTACCGACGACGCCGTTCCCGCGGCTCACGATGGCCGAGACGCAGGAGGTCCTGCGGGCCAAGGGATGGGACCCGGTCGGCGTGAAAGAGGACCTGGACCCAGAGGGCGAGCGTGGGATCGCCTCGTACATCAAGGAACAGACAGGGCATGAGTGGGTGTTCGTCACCCACTATCCGACGAGCATCCGGCCCTTCTACCACATGCGGCCGACGGACGACCCGGGTGTGACGCTCAGCTTCGACCTGCTGTGGAAGGGGCTGGAGGTCACCACCGGTGCGCAGCGTGAGCACCGCTACGACGTGCTCTTGAAACAGGCTGCGGAGAAGGGGATGAGCACCGAGCCGATGCAGGACTACCTGAACGCCTTCCGGTACGGATGCCCGCCGCACGGCGGTCTGGGCATGGGGCTCGGGCGGGTCCTGATGGTGATGCTCGGCCTCGACTCGATTCGGGAGGCCACGTTCCTGTTCCGTGGCCCGAACCGGCTCACCCCGTAG
- a CDS encoding YdcF family protein translates to MISTQAWADARRLWDFQQMGHELRPCSVAIGLGSHDLGVADTTADLYHRGMAPLIVFTGATSRTTRERMPRGEAEHYRDRAVALGVPESAIIVEPKARNTGQNIRFSRALLEAQRVPVSSVLLVSKPYEERRAYATARKLWPDVEWVSASTPMALSEYVDSIQDARLVIDMLVGAQQRLMVYPQQGFMIEQEIPDDVAAAFERLCSDGFTSRLVPEEAERA, encoded by the coding sequence GTGATCTCAACGCAGGCATGGGCGGATGCCCGGCGGCTGTGGGACTTCCAGCAGATGGGTCACGAGCTGCGACCTTGCTCCGTGGCGATCGGACTCGGCAGCCATGACCTCGGAGTGGCCGACACCACCGCAGACCTCTACCACCGTGGCATGGCGCCGCTCATCGTCTTCACCGGAGCGACCAGCCGTACGACGCGTGAGCGGATGCCCCGAGGTGAGGCCGAACACTATCGGGACCGTGCGGTGGCGCTCGGGGTGCCTGAGAGCGCCATCATCGTCGAGCCGAAGGCCCGGAACACGGGCCAGAACATCCGTTTCTCCCGCGCTCTGCTCGAAGCACAGCGTGTTCCCGTCTCGTCAGTCCTGCTGGTCAGCAAGCCGTACGAGGAGCGACGGGCCTACGCGACGGCGCGAAAGCTCTGGCCGGATGTCGAGTGGGTGAGCGCCTCCACGCCCATGGCGCTCTCCGAGTACGTCGATTCGATCCAGGATGCCCGTCTGGTCATCGACATGCTGGTGGGGGCCCAGCAGCGGCTCATGGTGTACCCGCAACAAGGGTTCATGATCGAGCAGGAGATTCCCGACGACGTGGCGGCGGCTTTCGAACGGTTGTGTAGCGACGGCTTCACGAGCCGACTCGTACCGGAAGAGGCGGAGCGGGCCTGA
- a CDS encoding helix-turn-helix domain-containing protein, producing the protein MPRHARACADCGCRLSQYNDEDRCSACARGRRLDTRLQPRVPDAVWQHPEVQSAIAAWDFGRASRLIRERAKLRQGDMAHMTGLSQGFLSMLEAGDRRLTNLDKVARFLNGIETPDALLPPPFREQHAALTPLPLPHAGTPAVDLQLATGEQVTDLHELATQAAAQSLQFAEVTTKSNVSDVELEGLESRITRIATDYVHAPLYPLFHDLLTTRDQLFSLLSGHQPPRQTRELYLLAGTSCLLLAHASQNLGDQDSAVAQLQTAGTLAEHADHDDLRAWVKGTAALIAEWSTHRHTALEYTQQAIRFAHVGETRVRTAAIGARAAARVGDRNTALAALKELEHAREQQTDPNGLTRFGGLLTFPEAKQEYYIGGTYALLGEHERAEQHAAAAIDLYETGPKEQRSYGDEALARLDIVTARITAGEIEGAGEQLQPILELPVDRRIRQLGDAVQGVARLLEEPRFARSRVGRELADATRGYQVIDTRAKALTS; encoded by the coding sequence ATGCCAAGGCACGCTCGCGCATGCGCTGACTGCGGATGCCGCTTAAGCCAGTACAACGATGAGGACCGGTGTTCCGCGTGCGCACGCGGCAGGCGTCTCGACACCCGCCTTCAGCCCCGCGTTCCAGACGCCGTCTGGCAGCATCCGGAAGTCCAGTCTGCCATCGCTGCCTGGGACTTCGGGCGGGCAAGCCGTCTCATCCGCGAGCGGGCAAAGCTCCGCCAGGGCGACATGGCCCACATGACGGGGCTCAGCCAGGGTTTCCTGTCCATGCTCGAAGCAGGAGACCGCCGGCTGACGAACCTCGACAAGGTCGCGAGGTTCCTCAACGGCATCGAGACACCCGACGCCTTGCTCCCCCCACCATTCCGTGAGCAGCACGCAGCCCTTACGCCACTGCCGTTGCCGCACGCGGGAACACCCGCCGTCGATCTCCAGCTCGCAACCGGCGAGCAGGTAACAGACCTCCACGAGCTCGCGACACAAGCTGCGGCCCAGTCACTGCAGTTCGCGGAAGTGACCACGAAGAGCAACGTGAGCGACGTCGAGCTTGAGGGGCTGGAATCCAGGATCACCCGGATCGCGACGGACTACGTCCATGCTCCGCTGTACCCCCTCTTCCACGACCTGCTGACGACGAGAGACCAACTCTTCTCGCTGCTGAGCGGCCACCAACCCCCGCGCCAAACCCGCGAGCTGTACCTCCTCGCCGGCACGAGTTGCCTGCTCCTCGCCCACGCGTCACAGAATCTCGGCGACCAGGACTCCGCTGTCGCCCAACTCCAGACGGCCGGGACCCTCGCCGAGCATGCCGACCACGACGATCTCCGGGCGTGGGTCAAGGGCACAGCGGCGCTGATCGCAGAGTGGTCGACACACCGGCACACCGCCCTCGAGTACACACAGCAGGCGATCCGGTTCGCCCACGTCGGCGAGACCCGGGTCAGAACCGCGGCGATCGGGGCCAGGGCCGCGGCACGCGTCGGAGACCGGAACACGGCCCTGGCAGCGCTCAAGGAACTTGAGCATGCCCGCGAGCAGCAGACAGACCCCAACGGACTCACCAGATTCGGGGGGTTGCTCACTTTCCCGGAAGCCAAGCAGGAGTACTACATCGGCGGAACGTACGCTCTCCTCGGCGAACACGAGAGGGCCGAGCAGCACGCTGCCGCCGCGATCGATCTTTACGAGACGGGCCCGAAGGAACAGCGGTCGTACGGTGACGAAGCACTGGCACGCCTCGACATCGTCACAGCGCGCATCACCGCCGGGGAGATCGAGGGAGCCGGCGAGCAACTCCAGCCCATCCTGGAGCTGCCGGTCGACCGCCGTATCCGACAGCTCGGCGACGCCGTGCAGGGAGTAGCTAGGCTTCTTGAAGAACCACGGTTCGCCCGGAGCCGGGTTGGTCGCGAGCTCGCCGACGCCACTCGCGGCTATCAGGTGATCGACACGAGAGCGAAGGCCCTCACCTCATGA
- a CDS encoding radical SAM protein: MNTVTQPERPPALTRQRFRSALISTAGHCKIACGFCFRADRAHGFLDIATYTRALSRLRETGVEAICLTGGEPAHHPQLRQLVRLAHQFGIPVSTVTSARDPDDVDRLADIARLLANVTVSADSAGAMALGRTTRSVASAITTLEQVPPAERVLHLTYWKLTAQECHDVYERIHKSGVQIQLSPVALDDTARQRAGFTFYNYLAQQREDADLLGRYFQLTPRFQEYLTALRAMHLYPERRPSCASATLYVSASGEIRRCPYGKTGVSVRAPRAEISRFLQAEPQDRTTPECAAICRADDTP; this comes from the coding sequence GTGAACACCGTTACCCAGCCCGAGCGCCCGCCCGCGTTAACCCGGCAGCGGTTCCGCTCCGCACTCATCAGCACCGCTGGCCACTGCAAGATCGCCTGCGGATTCTGCTTCCGAGCCGACCGGGCCCACGGCTTCCTCGACATCGCCACCTACACCCGGGCACTGTCCCGGCTGAGGGAGACCGGCGTCGAGGCGATCTGCCTGACCGGCGGCGAACCCGCTCACCACCCCCAACTCCGCCAGCTCGTACGGCTCGCCCACCAGTTCGGGATTCCCGTGTCGACAGTCACCTCGGCCCGAGACCCCGACGACGTCGACCGGTTGGCCGACATCGCGCGCCTGCTCGCGAACGTCACCGTGTCCGCCGACTCGGCCGGTGCCATGGCACTCGGGCGCACCACCCGGTCCGTGGCGTCGGCAATCACGACCCTCGAGCAGGTCCCCCCGGCAGAGAGAGTTCTCCACCTCACGTACTGGAAACTCACAGCCCAGGAGTGCCACGACGTCTACGAGCGCATCCACAAGTCAGGAGTCCAGATCCAGCTCAGCCCGGTGGCACTCGACGACACGGCACGACAGCGCGCCGGCTTCACCTTCTACAACTACCTGGCCCAGCAGCGCGAGGACGCCGACCTTCTCGGACGCTACTTCCAGCTCACCCCGCGGTTCCAGGAGTACCTCACCGCGCTGCGAGCCATGCACCTGTACCCCGAGCGACGGCCATCCTGCGCGTCCGCGACGCTGTACGTGTCCGCAAGCGGCGAGATCCGCCGCTGCCCCTACGGCAAAACGGGGGTGAGCGTCCGCGCGCCCCGCGCGGAGATCAGTCGCTTTCTCCAGGCCGAACCGCAGGACCGGACCACCCCAGAGTGCGCGGCCATCTGCCGCGCCGACGACACCCCGTGA
- a CDS encoding phosphotransferase family protein — protein sequence MTMTVSPESAARKACQASGLTDRSLVSLHHHATSVFLLATEGVVVRVSPASQQQRLATAVSLTRWLVANDFPATEPVDVPQPVAYGPYVVTFWCHYPQPEHGAPPPGRLGDLLRTLHSLPSPPVSLPRHQPLASLKTTVEASTYLASNERAWLMERRQELLHAYEQLDFPLGHGHIHGDAYPGNTLWDGEDVRLGDWDEAAFGPREIDLANTFQGVRFGRSVGQLDDFSERYGYDIRHWSGLSVLCEIRDLHTLGSFIRRADQGDTAAAQQLSYRIETLRNMDAQAQWGAA from the coding sequence ATGACAATGACGGTCTCTCCTGAGTCCGCCGCCCGCAAGGCCTGCCAGGCGTCAGGTCTGACAGACCGCTCCCTCGTCTCGCTTCACCACCACGCCACTTCCGTGTTCCTTCTTGCCACGGAAGGCGTTGTGGTGCGCGTCAGTCCCGCCTCACAGCAGCAACGCCTCGCGACCGCTGTCTCCCTGACGCGCTGGCTCGTCGCGAACGACTTCCCGGCGACAGAGCCTGTGGATGTACCCCAGCCTGTGGCATACGGCCCATATGTCGTCACGTTCTGGTGTCACTACCCGCAACCTGAACACGGCGCACCTCCGCCCGGGCGGTTGGGCGATCTGCTGAGAACGCTGCATTCCCTACCGTCACCGCCGGTGTCACTGCCGCGGCACCAACCGCTTGCCTCACTCAAGACCACCGTGGAAGCCAGTACCTACCTGGCGTCGAACGAACGGGCGTGGCTCATGGAGCGCAGGCAGGAACTCCTCCACGCATACGAACAGCTGGATTTTCCCTTGGGGCACGGGCACATCCACGGCGACGCATATCCGGGCAACACGCTCTGGGATGGCGAGGACGTCAGGCTCGGAGACTGGGACGAGGCGGCATTCGGCCCGCGAGAGATCGACTTGGCCAATACGTTCCAAGGAGTCCGCTTCGGGCGAAGCGTCGGACAACTGGATGATTTCAGCGAACGGTACGGCTACGACATCCGGCACTGGTCGGGTCTATCGGTTCTCTGTGAAATCCGAGACCTTCACACACTCGGGTCCTTCATTCGACGTGCGGATCAAGGAGATACTGCTGCTGCCCAGCAGTTGTCGTATCGCATAGAGACGCTCAGAAACATGGATGCCCAAGCTCAATGGGGTGCCGCCTGA
- a CDS encoding helix-turn-helix domain-containing protein gives MTDHLPFGKRVRFYRKRRGLSQRQLGDLLGRSEDWVYRIESERIPVNNVKMLADLAHALRVHVEDLQGTPTLLDDRGRHAASIPAIRTALMQSRRLAGSLYDGRETVRLERLSFAVDEAWRLFQDCQFARLGECLPGLLADARLATQERTAGAEHVEALRLFALTCHVAAVLLRKVGETNLAWTAVDQGDMAAAESEDPATMLALRRGVAHVQLGAGMPAEAVNVTLDAADDLEPGWWRSTPASLSLYGTLFLNGAVAAARMRNRALADHMMGKAQEAAHLLGGDSNAMWTSFGPGNVEIHRLALALEFEDVQLAVDVAPRVRAAGLPVERRGRARLDVARAYAEAGRTDEAIDHLKRAYRTAPEQIKAHEFARDLARRLHKRSRRQDVQDLAMRLGAIR, from the coding sequence ATGACCGACCATCTTCCGTTCGGCAAGCGAGTCCGGTTTTACCGGAAACGCCGAGGTCTGAGCCAAAGGCAGCTCGGCGATCTTCTGGGACGCTCTGAGGACTGGGTGTACCGGATCGAGTCCGAACGCATACCGGTGAATAACGTGAAGATGCTCGCGGACCTGGCACACGCTCTGCGAGTGCACGTTGAGGACCTTCAGGGCACGCCGACGCTCTTGGACGACCGCGGTCGTCACGCGGCCAGCATCCCGGCGATTCGCACCGCGCTCATGCAGTCGCGACGGCTGGCGGGCTCGCTGTACGACGGCCGTGAAACCGTGCGCCTCGAACGTCTCTCGTTCGCAGTCGACGAAGCCTGGCGGCTCTTTCAGGATTGCCAGTTCGCGCGCCTTGGAGAGTGCTTGCCCGGGCTACTCGCGGACGCCCGGCTGGCAACACAGGAGCGCACGGCTGGCGCCGAACACGTCGAAGCACTCCGATTGTTCGCACTGACCTGCCACGTGGCAGCGGTTCTTCTACGAAAGGTGGGTGAGACCAACCTGGCCTGGACCGCTGTAGACCAAGGCGACATGGCGGCCGCAGAGTCCGAAGACCCCGCCACAATGCTCGCTCTGCGCCGAGGGGTCGCGCATGTTCAACTCGGCGCCGGCATGCCGGCAGAGGCGGTGAACGTCACCCTCGACGCGGCAGACGACCTCGAACCCGGTTGGTGGCGCTCCACACCGGCTTCTCTCTCCCTGTACGGGACCCTGTTCCTCAACGGAGCCGTCGCAGCAGCCCGGATGCGGAACCGGGCGCTGGCAGATCACATGATGGGTAAAGCCCAAGAAGCAGCGCACCTGCTCGGCGGCGACTCCAACGCGATGTGGACCTCCTTCGGGCCCGGCAACGTAGAGATCCACCGGCTGGCGCTCGCCCTGGAATTCGAGGACGTCCAACTGGCCGTGGACGTAGCGCCGAGAGTCAGAGCGGCAGGACTGCCGGTAGAACGACGGGGGCGGGCGCGACTGGATGTTGCTCGTGCCTATGCTGAGGCAGGGCGGACAGATGAGGCGATAGACCATCTCAAGCGCGCCTACCGAACCGCTCCCGAGCAGATCAAGGCACACGAGTTCGCTCGGGACCTAGCTCGTCGGCTCCACAAGCGATCCCGCCGTCAGGATGTCCAGGACCTGGCCATGCGGCTCGGCGCCATCAGGTAG
- a CDS encoding radical SAM protein, whose protein sequence is MVTSQLLWGKYIQYVRDGEGALLDPVTLDSVYLDRGEVTDLSAVPPTATHKALAELGFTQDSPRADQREALRNRLHQLDLDPVPVRISGLRVVLTDACNMKCSYCFVETNTGKPDMTEQEISDGLTYLFETNAGHDEVAIQWFGGEPTTRFDLMQYGDTLADSLAAQYDVKQVRRTVVTNGARITDAMIDHFARYEYGVGISIDGPPAINSENRRLLGGQAADDRIRRNVRRLLDAGAIHVGCNLTPTTANIGRLAETVSWIIDDLGLKFIYANTPIPTSGRWTVEGRELAKELYQARLVALGRGGMMFSVLDRAFQALDRRRPMLFDHIQSDRTLNVALLPGNRVSLCDINFTAPTFLHTLDELRADPNLLGGIAKNVAPIPECGQCPALAICGGPSRNEQLLIRGDRPDPQMCDFYASTVEIAVWDSTGVQ, encoded by the coding sequence GTGGTCACCTCACAGCTCCTGTGGGGGAAGTACATCCAGTACGTCCGGGACGGCGAGGGCGCCCTCCTCGACCCGGTCACGCTGGACAGCGTGTACCTCGACCGCGGGGAGGTCACCGACCTCTCCGCGGTTCCCCCGACCGCGACCCACAAAGCTCTCGCCGAGCTCGGCTTCACGCAGGACAGCCCTCGCGCTGATCAGCGTGAAGCACTCCGCAACCGGCTCCACCAACTCGACCTGGATCCCGTCCCCGTACGGATCAGCGGCCTGCGCGTCGTCCTCACCGACGCCTGCAACATGAAGTGCAGCTACTGCTTCGTCGAAACCAACACCGGCAAGCCGGACATGACCGAGCAAGAAATCTCCGACGGCCTGACCTACCTCTTCGAGACGAACGCCGGCCACGACGAGGTGGCCATCCAGTGGTTCGGTGGCGAACCGACGACCCGGTTCGACCTGATGCAGTACGGGGACACCCTCGCGGACTCCCTCGCCGCGCAGTACGACGTCAAGCAGGTCCGCCGAACGGTCGTCACCAACGGGGCCCGCATCACCGACGCCATGATCGACCACTTCGCCCGCTACGAGTACGGCGTCGGAATCTCCATCGACGGACCGCCCGCCATCAACTCCGAGAACCGCCGGCTCCTGGGCGGGCAGGCGGCCGACGACCGGATCCGACGCAACGTCCGCAGGCTCCTCGACGCAGGCGCCATCCACGTGGGATGCAACCTCACCCCCACAACCGCGAACATCGGCCGCCTCGCCGAAACCGTCAGCTGGATCATCGACGACCTCGGGTTGAAGTTCATCTACGCCAACACCCCGATACCCACCAGCGGACGCTGGACGGTCGAGGGCAGGGAGCTGGCCAAGGAGCTGTACCAAGCACGCCTCGTCGCCCTCGGGCGCGGCGGGATGATGTTCTCCGTCCTCGACCGGGCATTCCAGGCCCTCGACCGGCGCCGCCCCATGCTCTTCGACCACATCCAGAGCGACCGGACCCTGAACGTCGCCCTACTACCCGGCAACCGGGTCAGCCTCTGCGACATCAACTTCACCGCACCCACCTTCCTTCACACGCTCGACGAGTTGCGAGCGGACCCGAACCTGCTGGGCGGCATCGCGAAGAACGTCGCCCCGATCCCCGAATGCGGTCAGTGCCCTGCCCTCGCGATCTGCGGGGGGCCCTCACGCAACGAACAACTCCTCATCCGCGGAGACCGGCCGGACCCGCAGATGTGCGACTTCTACGCGAGCACCGTGGAGATCGCCGTATGGGACAGCACGGGGGTGCAGTGA
- a CDS encoding FAD-dependent oxidoreductase, which yields MSVGARIAVVGGGASGLTTGVALLEAGLSVRLMAAEVPGPTSLAAGAMWGPYLVEPWARVREWSLTSLSEFRSLAGDPTTGVRMVSGIEAARNSTPAPEWSTMLPDFRMCESDELPTGFASGYRFTVPLIDMPVYLEYLLRRFRRAGGTVQHATVCSLDEVEDASVIVNCAGLRGGDLAGDLDVRPIRGQHVVVENPGITEFFSEDTGLSSDLLCIYPHGDIVVLGGTALDGEAGLQDDPEAARAIVDRCASIRPELAKAPVIAHRVGARPTRPAVRVEAENHGTRITVLHNYGHGGSGVTLSWGCAREIVGMAATMNAP from the coding sequence ATGTCTGTGGGCGCGAGAATTGCTGTTGTCGGTGGGGGCGCCTCTGGCCTGACCACAGGTGTTGCCCTCCTCGAAGCCGGGTTGTCCGTACGCCTGATGGCGGCGGAGGTCCCCGGCCCTACGTCCCTCGCTGCTGGGGCGATGTGGGGGCCGTACCTGGTCGAACCGTGGGCACGAGTACGCGAGTGGAGTCTCACCTCCCTCAGCGAATTCCGAAGCCTCGCAGGCGACCCCACGACCGGCGTGCGCATGGTCAGCGGGATCGAGGCGGCTCGCAATTCTACGCCGGCGCCTGAGTGGAGCACGATGCTGCCCGACTTCCGCATGTGCGAATCGGACGAGTTGCCCACCGGTTTCGCAAGCGGCTACCGGTTCACAGTGCCTCTCATCGATATGCCGGTTTACCTGGAGTACCTGCTCCGCCGCTTCAGGAGGGCAGGAGGGACGGTGCAGCACGCGACGGTCTGTTCACTGGACGAAGTCGAAGATGCTTCCGTGATCGTTAACTGTGCCGGTCTGCGAGGCGGGGATCTCGCTGGAGACCTCGATGTCCGACCGATCCGGGGTCAGCACGTGGTCGTGGAGAACCCCGGCATCACGGAGTTCTTCTCCGAAGACACGGGTCTGTCTTCCGATCTCCTCTGCATCTACCCGCACGGCGACATAGTGGTACTTGGCGGAACCGCGCTCGACGGTGAGGCGGGTCTTCAGGACGATCCCGAAGCTGCTCGAGCCATTGTGGACCGTTGTGCTTCGATCAGGCCGGAACTGGCGAAAGCACCCGTCATCGCCCACCGAGTGGGGGCCAGGCCGACTCGTCCTGCAGTGCGCGTCGAGGCAGAGAACCACGGAACAAGGATCACCGTGCTTCACAACTACGGACACGGCGGAAGCGGCGTCACGCTGTCGTGGGGCTGCGCACGCGAGATCGTCGGTATGGCGGCCACGATGAATGCGCCGTGA